The sequence ATTGGACATCCGCTGCTGGGTGATCCTATATATGGACGCAGCAAAAATTCCTCAATAGTGGGACAGGCTCTGCACGCGGCAGTGCTTGGTTTTGTACATCCTGCTACCGGTGAATATTTGGAATTTAGTGCGCCTATTCCAGCTGATATGGAAGAAGTATTATTCAATCTACGCAGCAGATAAGTACAAATGAATAGATGATAAATCCATGGTTTTGAAGACAGGTTTACGTCATATTTAGAACTATAGATAGAATTAATTTTACGAAAACAAGCCAGGAGATGAGACGAACTTTATGAGTATTGAACAATATCAGGAGAGCTATATTCAGACCAATTTTGCGGAGCGCATCGGCGGATCTAATTACGGCAAGGACACGGCGATTTATAAATTCGAGAAAATCAAACGCGCTAAAGCATCCGCTAAAAAGGATTTTCCCGATATCGAGCTGATCGACATGGGCGTAGGTGAGCCTGATGAGATGGCTGACGCAGGCATCGTTGCTAAGCTTGCCGAAGAAGCAGCCAAAGAAGAGAATCGTGGTTATTCCGATAATGGTATTCCTGAATTCAAGACAGCAGCGGCTGAATATCTGCGCGAAGTATTCCTAGTTGAAGGTATAGACCCTGTCACTGAAATTGTACACTCCATCGGCTCGAAGCCGGCACTGGCGATGTTGCCTTCCTGCTTTATTAACCCAGGAGATATCACTATCATGACTGTTCCGGGTTATCCTGTGCTGGGTACACACACCAAGTATCTGGGTGGACAAGTATTTACGGTAGAGCTGAAGAAAGAGAATAATTTCCTGCCTGACCTGAACTCTATTCCCGCAGATATTGCCGGCAAAGCAAAGTTGCTGTATCTGAACTATCCGAACAACCCAACGGGCGCAAGTGCGACTCCTGAATTTTTCACTGAGGTTGTTGCTTGGGCCAAAAAATATGATGTTGTTGTTGTCCACGATGCTCCATATGCGGCCCTGACGTATGATGGCAAGAAGCCACTTAGCTTTCTGTCCGTTCCCGGTGCCAAGGATGTTGGCGTAGAGCTGCATTCCCTCTCTAAATCCTACAATATGACAGGCTGGAGAATCGGTTTCGTGGCTGGTAATCCGCTCGTTGTTAAAGCATTCAGCGATGTGAAGGATAATAACGATTCCGGTCAGTTTATCGCTATACAGAAAGCAGCGGCCTACGGCCTCGCTCATCCTGAAATTACGGAAGCGATTGCCACTAAGTATTCCCGTCGCCACAATCTGCTGGTCGATGCGCTGAATAGCCTGGGCTTCAAAGCTGAGAAACCAAAGGGCTCCTTCTTCCTATATGTAGCTGCACCTAAAGGGATCAAGGGCGGACGCCGCTTTGAATCCGGTGAGGATTTCTCACAGTTCCTGATCCGTGAGAAGCTGATTTCTACTGTGCCTTGGGATGATGCCGGAGCATTCGTGCGCTTCTCCGTTACCTTCATCGCAAAAGGTGAAGAAGAAGAGAAACGTGTGATTTCGGAGATTCAGAGACGGCTTAGTGATGTTGAATTTGAATTTTAAGCTTATATTTTGCTAAAAGCCTACCGTTGCCGGTAGGCTTTTTTGTGGAATGAATTAATGTAGCGAAACAGGGATTGACCGTTATCTTGGACACTAATATTTTGATCCAGCGGCAGCAGCATTGCCTGATATGGTTCGGGGACCCAAATATACTGATGGACATAAGCGGTCAGGATAAATCCGCAGCGCTCCCAGAAATGAATGCGTTCAACATGTGCCTCTGTTTCCCCTGCTTCCACCTCAATGATGATCCCGCGAACATGGTGTTCTTTCTGTGCCCAATCGCAGACCATACCGAGGAATTGTGTCCCGTAGCCTTGTCCCCGCGTTTCCTTGCGCACTGCCAAATAGTCAATAATAAGCCGCTTATCGGCAGCAGCCCCTTCGATTCCACTAACTGCCATGGCGACGACCTCGTTATCGTACAATCCGGCATGAATACAAGCAATCCCTCTTTCCAACATGCCGCGCAGAATGCCTTTAGGTTTGGCACCGCTAGGGAAAGCTTCCCGATATACCGGCTCAATTCTGTTCCACAGTGATTCGTCCCAATGGGCTATAGTCATGAATTCCAGCTCCATCTTAATTCACCTCCAGCTTTATAATAACAGAATGGGGCAATGCAAGTTGACACGAGCTATTCCTTCTGTCATAATTTATTCAAATGAATATGCACCTTTAATTCAGTCCCGTGAGGCTGGCAAGGTAACGTGAATCGAGGTTCGCGCTTTATAGGAAGATATCCGTATGTATACGGATGCTCTTTTTATGCGCGCGGCCAATCATCCTTCTTCATCTACGGATTTCACTCCTTGCCTACCTTGGGCAAGGAGTTTTTTGTTTCTAGGGAACTTGGAGGGGCGTACAAGCTGGAGGATGGCGGATTATGGTTACTGAGAAAAATGTCATTATGGATGAAACGGCGATTCGCCGGGCGCTGTCGCGCATTGCCCACGAGATTTTGGAGAAGAACAAGGGGATTGAGAACTGCCTGCTTATTGGTATTCGGACACGCGGGGTGTACCTGGCTCAGCGGATTGCCGAACGGATCAAGGAGATTGAAGGAATTGATATTCCTTATGGCGAGCTGGATATTACACATTATCGGGATGATCGTGAAGAAGATGGCATTAGTCGGGAAGCAAAGGATCAGGCTCTGAATAAGAGTACCTTGACCATTACCTCCGGCAGTATAGGCAGTACTAGCATCCACGACAAAAAAGTAATATTGTTCGACGATGTGCTGTACACCGGACGTACGATTCGCGCAGCCATGGATGCACTGATGGATTGCGGGCGTCCGCGGATGATTCAGCTGGCAGTGCTGGCGGATCGCGGACACCGGGAGCTGCCCATTCGTCCAGACTACATCGGCAAGAATGTACCTACCTCAAGACATGAGCAAATTGAAGTGGCGCTGACAGAATATGACGGCAAGGATGAAGTCTACATTATCTCAAACCGGGAGGAACGATAACAATGATGACAGCAACCAAGGTGAAGGAACGCAGTCTGTTGGGACTTAAGGAGCTGGACCACTCGGAAATCAGCCAACTGCTGAACAGAACCGCCTACTGGGACAATCAAAGTGAGAAGTTAACGCCTGTGCTGGGAGCACATTTCATCTCTAATATGTTCTTTGAGAACAGCACGCGGACCCGGTTTTCCTTCGAAATGGCGGAGAAACGTCTTGGTGCTCAAGTGCTGAATTTTACAGCAGCGGCTTCCAGTGTAGAAAAAGGCGAGTCGATCTACGACACAGTGCGCACGCTGGAGTCCATGGGGATCGATGCTGGAGTTGTGCGTTTGAAGCCTGCAGGAGTGCTGCAGCAGCTGGCTGAGAAAGTCTCTATACCGCTCATCAACGCAGGGGACGGCAATAATGAACATCCTACCCAGGCGCTGTTGGATCTCTATACAATGTCCAAAACCTTTGGAGAACTGAAAGGCTTGAAAGTCTCAATTATCGGAGATATTATGCATAGCCGTGTAGCGCGCTCCAACCTTTGGGGGCTGACGAAGATGGGGGCTGAGGTACAGTTCTGTGCACCAGAGAATATGAAAGCTCCTGAACTTATGGCTTACGCTCCATATGTATCTATGGAAGAAGCACTTAAGGCCGACGTGGTGATGATGCTGCGTGTGCAGCTTGAACGTCATGCTACTGGCATGCTGCAATCAGCAGAGGAATACCGAAGACAGTACGGGTTAACGGAAGAACGTGCAGCTACACTCGGTAAAAGTACAATCATTATGCATCCTGCTCCGGTGAACCGGAATGTTGAAATAGACGACGCAGTGGTTGAGAGCAGCCAATCCCGGATCTTTCCGCAGATGGCGAACGGAGTGCCTGTACGGATGGCTGTTCTCGAAAGAGCCTTATTATAAAATAGCTAACATAAACTTATTGATAATTATACACAAAGATGAATTTTTATTATATAATAAGGGAGAGTTATTGATTATGACAGTGATCATTAAGAATGCCAGCGTACTGAATAAGGAAGGCGTACTAGAGCGCAAACATATCGTACTTCAGGATGGGTTTATCTCTGCTGTAACTGATGAGTATGAAGCAGAGGGTGAAACTGCAGAAATCATAGATGCTGAAGGCAAGCTGCTGATTCCAGGATTAATTGATATGCATGTGCATCTGCGCGAGCCAGGCTTCGAGCATAAGGAAACCATAGAAACTGGTGGTCGCTCGGCAGCTAAAGGCGGATTCACAACCATCGCTTGCATGCCTAACACCCGCCCAGTGACCGACAGCCCGGAAGTCGTGTTATTGGTGAAAGAAAAGGCGCGTGAAGCAGGTCTAGTTAAAGTGTTGCCTTATGCAGCCATTACGAAGAATGAGCTGGGTCGAGAGTTGACTGATTTTGCCGCGTTGAAGGAAGCCGGAGCCATTGGCTTTACGGATGACGGCGTGGGCGTGCAGAACGCGCAGATGATGAAGGATGCCATGAAGATCGCAGCCTCGCTGGATATGCCGGTTATAGCTCACTGCGAGGACAATTCGCTGGTAGTTGGTGGCTGTGTAGCTGAGGGGACATTTGCTACTGCAAATGGGCTGATTGGAATTCCGAATGAGTCGGAAGCCATCCACGTGGGTCGGGATATTTTACTCGCTGAAGCAACTGGGGTTCACTACCATGTATGCCACGTCAGCACAGAGCAATCGGTACGGCTGATTCGCCAAGCTAAGGAAATCGGCATTAAAGTGACTGCTGAGGTATGTCCCCACCATCTGCTGCTGGCCGAAGAGGATATCCCCGGTATGGACGCCAATTGGAAAATGAACCCGCCGCTGCGTTCCCGCCGCGATGTAGAAGCTTGTATCGAAGGGCTGCTGGATGGCACACTTGATATTATTGTTACGGATCATGCACCGCATAGCGAAGAAGAGAAGGCCAAGGGGATGGAGCTTGCTCCTTTTGGAATCGTTGGCTTTGAGACAGCTTTCCCGCTGCTATACACAGCGTTCGTGGCTACTGGCAAATGGGACCTTTCCTTGCTGGTAAACCGAATGACTGCAGCTCCGGCTCGGGTATTCCGGCTGAATAGCGGGGTGCTGGACATTGGAGCTCCAGCAGATCTAACGCTGATTGATCTGGAGCAGGAACGGGAAGTAGACCCAAGTACATTTGCCAGCAAAGGACGCAATACTCCCTTTGCCGGATGGAAGCTTAAGGGCTGGCCTGTAATGACTTGGGTAGACGGCAAGGCCGTATGGACTGAGAGAATCTAATGAATTCCAGGTGGAACATCTTGGAAGCCATGTTAGGCATAAGCTTTAGACTACAGAAACAAGAAGGAGTGGAATAGAATGCAGGCGAGATTGCTGCTACAGGACGGTACGCTTTTTACAGGGACCGCATTTGGCGCTGAGGGTGAGAAGACGGGCGAGGTTGTATTTAATACAGGGATTACGGGATATCAGGAGGTGCTGTCGGACCCATCCTATTGCGGGCAAATCGTAACTATGACGTATCCGCTGATCGGGAATTACGGCATTACTCGGGACGATTTCGAGTCCGTACGCCCTTTCGTGCACGGCTTTGTCGTGCGCCGTCATGAGACGGTACCGAGTAATTGGCGTTCCGAATACAGCGTTGACGACCTGCTGAAGGAATATGATATTCCCGGAATCAGTGAGATTGATACGCGGATGCTGACCCGCATCATTCGTCATTACGGCACCATGAAGGCTATCCTTACAACTTCCAACAAACGTGTCGAGGAATTGATGGAAATGATGGGCGACACCACGATTGAGGAGTTGCGCAATCAGGTAGCCCGCACCTCTACCGCTACAAGCTACAGCAGTCCGGGGAGTAAAGAACGGATCGTGCTTATCGATTATGGTGCAAAGACCGGCATCCTGCGCGAGCTGAATAGCCGCGGCTGTGATGTTGTTGTTGTGCCGCATGACGTATCAGCGGATGAAGTCCGCCATTTGAACCCGGATGGGATTCTGCTGTCGAATGGTCCTGGGGACCCTAAAGATGTAACTTATGCGGTCAAGACTATTTCCGAGCTGCTCGGTGAGTACCCAATCTTCGGAATTTGTCTGGGTCATCAGCTGTTTGCCCTGGCTTGCGGCGCAGATACAGAGAAGCTTAAATTCGGACATCGCGGTGGAAACCATCCGGTTAAGGAATTGGCAAGTGGCCGCTGCTTCATCACCTCCCAGAACCATGGCTATACAGTGAATGAGGCATCTGTGGAAAGTACAGATCTGGAAATCACGCACATCAATAACAATGATAAGACTGTCGAAGGACTTAAACATACCCGCTACCCCGCATTTTCGGTGCAATATCATCCGGAAGCGGCACCGGGACCGCATGACAGCGGCTATCTGTTCGATCGCTTTCTGCAGATGATTGCCGACCATAAGGCCAATACACCTGTAATCTCGCGCCAGGCGCAGCTTGCAGCGAATGCCAGAATCACGGCCCCGAAACCTACTGCACAGCTTGAAGCCGTGAAAGGAGCTCTATAACATGCCAAAGAATAATAAGCTTAAGAAAATACTCGTCATCGGCTCCGGCCCGATTGTTATCGGCCAGGCCGCTGAGTTTGACTATGCAGGCACTCAGGCCTGCCAGGCTCTTAAAGAAGAAGGCGTGGAGGTTGTGCTGATTAACAGCAATCCTGCGACCATCATGACCGATACGAACATGGCTGATAAAGTCTACATCGAGCCGATCACACTTGAATTCGTAACCGCGATTATCCGCCAGGAGCGTCCGGATGGCTTGCTGCCTACTTTGGGTGGACAGACTGGCCTGAACATGGCCGTAGAACTGGCTCGTGCCGGAGTTCTGGAGCAGGAGAACGTGAAGCTGCTCGGCACACAGCTGGAATCGATTGAGAAGGCAGAGGATCGCGACTTGTTCCGTGATCTCATGCGCGAGCTGGATCAGCCTGTACCGGACAGCGTAATTATTACTGCACTGGATGAAGCTTTGGCCTTCGCTGAAGAAATTGGATACCCATTGATTGTCCGTCCTGCTTATACCCTTGGGGGTACGGGTGGCGGTATCTGTGACAATGAAGAAGAACTGCGTGAGACTGTCAAAGCGGGCATTCGTTACAGTCCGATTGGACAATGCTTGGTTGAGAAGAGTATTGCCGGCATGAAGGAAGTTGAATACGAGGTTATGCGGGACGCGAACGACAACTGTATCGTGGTCTGCAACATGGAGAACTTTGATCCTGTAGGCATACATACAGGTGACAGTATCGTTGTGGCTCCGAGCCAGACGCTGTCTGATCGTGAATATCAGATGCTGCGCAGTGCTTCCCTCAAAATTATCCGTGCGCTCAATATCGAAGGCGGCTGCAACGTGCAGTTCGCACTTGATCCACAAAGCTATCAATATTATGTCATTGAAGTTAATCCGCGTGTCAGCCGCTCCTCGGCTTTGGCTTCGAAGGCGACCGGTTACCCTATCGCTAAGATGGCAGCCAAAATCGCTCTCGGCTATACGCTTGATGAAATTATCAATCCAGTTACCGGACAGACTTATGCCTGCTTCGAACCTACACTGGACTATATCGTAAGTAAAATTCCGCGCTGGCCGTTCGACAAGTTCATCTATGCGAACCGTAAGCTTGGTACGCAGATGAAGGCCACTGGAGAAGTTATGGCCATCGGCCGTACTTTTGAAGAGTCTATTCATAAGGCAGTCCGTTCTCTGGAGATCGGAGTACATCGTATTAATCTGCCAGGTGCTGAATTGCTGGAAGAGAGTGTGCTCCGTAACCGCCTAGTTAAAGCCGATGATGAGCGCCTGTTCCTGATTGCGGAAGCTTTCCGTCGGGGGCTGGAATTGCAGGAAATTCAGGATCTCACTAACGTAGACTGGTGGTTCCTCTCCAAGATTGAAGCGATCGTGAACTTCGAAGATGTTATTCGCAAGGCACCAAGCTTAACCTCGGAAACTTTATATCAAGCCAAACGTATGGGCTTTACAGACCGCTCGATTGCTGAGATTCGCGGCGAAGGTCAACCCGGTGGTGAACATACCAAAGAAGCCGATGTTCGTGCACTGCGTCTTGCGCAAGGTCTGACACCTGTCTTCAAAATGGTTGATACCTGTGCGGCTGAGTTTGAAGCGACGACACCGTACTATTACTCGACTTACGAAACAGAGAATGAGGTTATTCATTCCGACAAGCAAAAGGTAATCGTGCTGGGCTCCGGTCCGATCCGGATCGGACAGGGGATTGAATTCGATTACTCTACGGTGCATGCAGTTTGGGCAATTCAGAAGGCCGGTTATGAAGCCGTAATTATCAACAACAATCCTGAGACGGTATCGACAGACTTTAACACCTCGGACCGCTTGTATTTTGAACCATTATTCTTTGAAGATGTAATGAACGTTATCGCCCAAGAGAATCCAATTGGAGTTATCGTCCAGTTTGGAGGTCAGACAGCGATTAACCTGGCAGCTCCGCTGAGTGCGGCCGGGGTCAAGATTCTGGGCACGAGCCTTGACAGTATCGATGAAGCCGAGAATCGCAAGAAATTCGAAGCTCTGCTGTCCCGCCTTAATATTGCTCAACCGAAAGGCAAGACGGTAGTAAATGTTAGTGAAGCTGTAGAGACTGCTCAATCGCTTGGATATCCGGTGCTTGTACGTCCTTCGTATGTTCTGGGTGGACGCGCGATGGAAATTGTCTATAATGATACGGAATTGCTCAGCTACATGGTAGAAGCCGTAAAGGTTAACCCGGAGCATCCGGTATTGATCGACCGTTATATGCTCGGTAAAGAGGTTGAGG comes from Paenibacillus sp. 19GGS1-52 and encodes:
- a CDS encoding LL-diaminopimelate aminotransferase; its protein translation is MSIEQYQESYIQTNFAERIGGSNYGKDTAIYKFEKIKRAKASAKKDFPDIELIDMGVGEPDEMADAGIVAKLAEEAAKEENRGYSDNGIPEFKTAAAEYLREVFLVEGIDPVTEIVHSIGSKPALAMLPSCFINPGDITIMTVPGYPVLGTHTKYLGGQVFTVELKKENNFLPDLNSIPADIAGKAKLLYLNYPNNPTGASATPEFFTEVVAWAKKYDVVVVHDAPYAALTYDGKKPLSFLSVPGAKDVGVELHSLSKSYNMTGWRIGFVAGNPLVVKAFSDVKDNNDSGQFIAIQKAAAYGLAHPEITEAIATKYSRRHNLLVDALNSLGFKAEKPKGSFFLYVAAPKGIKGGRRFESGEDFSQFLIREKLISTVPWDDAGAFVRFSVTFIAKGEEEEKRVISEIQRRLSDVEFEF
- a CDS encoding dihydroorotase, whose product is MTVIIKNASVLNKEGVLERKHIVLQDGFISAVTDEYEAEGETAEIIDAEGKLLIPGLIDMHVHLREPGFEHKETIETGGRSAAKGGFTTIACMPNTRPVTDSPEVVLLVKEKAREAGLVKVLPYAAITKNELGRELTDFAALKEAGAIGFTDDGVGVQNAQMMKDAMKIAASLDMPVIAHCEDNSLVVGGCVAEGTFATANGLIGIPNESEAIHVGRDILLAEATGVHYHVCHVSTEQSVRLIRQAKEIGIKVTAEVCPHHLLLAEEDIPGMDANWKMNPPLRSRRDVEACIEGLLDGTLDIIVTDHAPHSEEEKAKGMELAPFGIVGFETAFPLLYTAFVATGKWDLSLLVNRMTAAPARVFRLNSGVLDIGAPADLTLIDLEQEREVDPSTFASKGRNTPFAGWKLKGWPVMTWVDGKAVWTERI
- the carA gene encoding glutamine-hydrolyzing carbamoyl-phosphate synthase small subunit, which gives rise to MQARLLLQDGTLFTGTAFGAEGEKTGEVVFNTGITGYQEVLSDPSYCGQIVTMTYPLIGNYGITRDDFESVRPFVHGFVVRRHETVPSNWRSEYSVDDLLKEYDIPGISEIDTRMLTRIIRHYGTMKAILTTSNKRVEELMEMMGDTTIEELRNQVARTSTATSYSSPGSKERIVLIDYGAKTGILRELNSRGCDVVVVPHDVSADEVRHLNPDGILLSNGPGDPKDVTYAVKTISELLGEYPIFGICLGHQLFALACGADTEKLKFGHRGGNHPVKELASGRCFITSQNHGYTVNEASVESTDLEITHINNNDKTVEGLKHTRYPAFSVQYHPEAAPGPHDSGYLFDRFLQMIADHKANTPVISRQAQLAANARITAPKPTAQLEAVKGAL
- the pyrR gene encoding bifunctional pyr operon transcriptional regulator/uracil phosphoribosyltransferase PyrR produces the protein MVTEKNVIMDETAIRRALSRIAHEILEKNKGIENCLLIGIRTRGVYLAQRIAERIKEIEGIDIPYGELDITHYRDDREEDGISREAKDQALNKSTLTITSGSIGSTSIHDKKVILFDDVLYTGRTIRAAMDALMDCGRPRMIQLAVLADRGHRELPIRPDYIGKNVPTSRHEQIEVALTEYDGKDEVYIISNREER
- the carB gene encoding carbamoyl-phosphate synthase large subunit, whose translation is MPKNNKLKKILVIGSGPIVIGQAAEFDYAGTQACQALKEEGVEVVLINSNPATIMTDTNMADKVYIEPITLEFVTAIIRQERPDGLLPTLGGQTGLNMAVELARAGVLEQENVKLLGTQLESIEKAEDRDLFRDLMRELDQPVPDSVIITALDEALAFAEEIGYPLIVRPAYTLGGTGGGICDNEEELRETVKAGIRYSPIGQCLVEKSIAGMKEVEYEVMRDANDNCIVVCNMENFDPVGIHTGDSIVVAPSQTLSDREYQMLRSASLKIIRALNIEGGCNVQFALDPQSYQYYVIEVNPRVSRSSALASKATGYPIAKMAAKIALGYTLDEIINPVTGQTYACFEPTLDYIVSKIPRWPFDKFIYANRKLGTQMKATGEVMAIGRTFEESIHKAVRSLEIGVHRINLPGAELLEESVLRNRLVKADDERLFLIAEAFRRGLELQEIQDLTNVDWWFLSKIEAIVNFEDVIRKAPSLTSETLYQAKRMGFTDRSIAEIRGEGQPGGEHTKEADVRALRLAQGLTPVFKMVDTCAAEFEATTPYYYSTYETENEVIHSDKQKVIVLGSGPIRIGQGIEFDYSTVHAVWAIQKAGYEAVIINNNPETVSTDFNTSDRLYFEPLFFEDVMNVIAQENPIGVIVQFGGQTAINLAAPLSAAGVKILGTSLDSIDEAENRKKFEALLSRLNIAQPKGKTVVNVSEAVETAQSLGYPVLVRPSYVLGGRAMEIVYNDTELLSYMVEAVKVNPEHPVLIDRYMLGKEVEVDAICDGDTVVIPGIMEHVERAGIHSGDSIAVYPPQYLDDGLKQKIAEITIKIAKELKTIGLVNIQFVIYQNEVYVIEVNPRSSRTVPFLSKVTGIPMANLATKIILGGKLKDDGYTEGLWPESDYVSVKVPVFSFAKLRRVEPTLGPEMKSTGEVMGRDKLFAKALYKGLIGAGMKIPATGSIIITVADKDKAEAVELMKGFHAMGYKIIATGGTAQALEEAGLNVMNVNKLDEGEPTILDLIRGGQANFVFNTLTKGKTPERDGFRIRREAVENGVVCMTSLDTVTALLIMLQTINFSSQSMPAFVGQ
- a CDS encoding aspartate carbamoyltransferase catalytic subunit; translated protein: MMTATKVKERSLLGLKELDHSEISQLLNRTAYWDNQSEKLTPVLGAHFISNMFFENSTRTRFSFEMAEKRLGAQVLNFTAAASSVEKGESIYDTVRTLESMGIDAGVVRLKPAGVLQQLAEKVSIPLINAGDGNNEHPTQALLDLYTMSKTFGELKGLKVSIIGDIMHSRVARSNLWGLTKMGAEVQFCAPENMKAPELMAYAPYVSMEEALKADVVMMLRVQLERHATGMLQSAEEYRRQYGLTEERAATLGKSTIIMHPAPVNRNVEIDDAVVESSQSRIFPQMANGVPVRMAVLERALL
- a CDS encoding GNAT family N-acetyltransferase; amino-acid sequence: MELEFMTIAHWDESLWNRIEPVYREAFPSGAKPKGILRGMLERGIACIHAGLYDNEVVAMAVSGIEGAAADKRLIIDYLAVRKETRGQGYGTQFLGMVCDWAQKEHHVRGIIIEVEAGETEAHVERIHFWERCGFILTAYVHQYIWVPEPYQAMLLPLDQNISVQDNGQSLFRYINSFHKKAYRQR